From the Lactuca sativa cultivar Salinas chromosome 9, Lsat_Salinas_v11, whole genome shotgun sequence genome, the window CATCTAGTAAAATCCCCAATTTACCCTCCTCCTCTAACTTCATTATTTCATCTGATCCACCGATCAATCTCCCTTTCACTAGTACGATCGGCACCTTCACTTGCTTCTTGCCTAATAGCAGCCTTAGTTCTTCCTTAAACCCTGAATCCATGGAGATATCACGTTCAATCATACGAACATGGTGTGATTCAATGATTCCACGAACGGTGTTACAGTCCTCATATGTTTTTCGGATTCCCCTCAATGTGGTGGTGTAAATCACCACCGCATCTTCACCGCCGGGAGGGGATTTCTTCTCGAGAGCCTCAAGTATCGAGTTTGATTCTATGGAGTTTCTTGATTTTTGACTTTTGGATGTTCCTGAAACCATCTTCTTGATCTGCTCTTTCTCTTGAAATTTCTTGTTCCCATTTGAATCAACAAACAATGGCCCGAGATTCCTCCTTCTTGCTGAGTTCAAACTTGAATCCACCGGCGATTCGAAGCCACTCTTCTTTGAGATCCTCAGATTCGGGGGTAAAGTTGACGCCTTTATGATCGTCGTCCTTGGACTAAACTCTGATTTCTGCGACCCAACTCTCTTATTTTCTTTGCCTGAAAACCTCTTTGACACCTTCGGAGAAGAGCCTATCTGAttcaagaacttcatcggagTTTTCACATCGATTTCCGGGAACCCACGTCGCAATTTGGGGCTTTTCTTCTCTGAAACTGGAATGGGTACCTGTGGTTCGTCTTCAAGATCCTTCATCAGCTCCCAAGTATTGATGATCTCTGGCGGCCCTTGGTGGGACCTTCTCGGCGGCGTTATCTTCTGTTGCGACGGCGTGATGGGTGGTGATGGTTGCTGATCTTTGTCGAGTTTCAGAGCACCGTAGGTT encodes:
- the LOC111882605 gene encoding uncharacterized protein At3g28850 — protein: MGCVSSKHIKKDLKKEIHHVVSLTSSTYGALKLDKDQQPSPPITPSQQKITPPRRSHQGPPEIINTWELMKDLEDEPQVPIPVSEKKSPKLRRGFPEIDVKTPMKFLNQIGSSPKVSKRFSGKENKRVGSQKSEFSPRTTIIKASTLPPNLRISKKSGFESPVDSSLNSARRRNLGPLFVDSNGNKKFQEKEQIKKMVSGTSKSQKSRNSIESNSILEALEKKSPPGGEDAVVIYTTTLRGIRKTYEDCNTVRGIIESHHVRMIERDISMDSGFKEELRLLLGKKQVKVPIVLVKGRLIGGSDEIMKLEEEGKLGILLDGIPTVAAADAGCKGCGGVRFVMCTVCNGSCKLIGGDGRRSIKCVDCNENGLVQCPICC